Within the Paracoccus everestensis genome, the region CGCAACGCGCTGCACGTCAAGATGGCAGACGAGGCTGTTCATATCGGCCCGCCCCCCGCCAACCAGTCCTATATCGTGATCGACAAGATCATGGAGGCGATCCGCCAAACCGGCGCCGAGGCCGTTCATCCCGGATACGGCTTCTTGTCCGAGAACATGAAGTTCGCCGAGGCATTGGAATGCGAGGGCGTGGTCTTCATAGGCCCCCCGTCCCCTGCCATCGAGGCGATGGGCGACAAGATCACCTCGAAGAAGCTGGCGCAGGAAGCGGGTGTTTCCACCGTCCCAGGCTATATGGGCCTGATCGCGGATGCCGAGGAAGCGGTGCGGATCAGTGACCAGGTGGGCTATCCGGTGATGATCAAGGCTTCTGCTGGCGGCGGGGGCAAGGGGATGCGCATCGCCTGGAACCAGCAAGAGGCGCGCGAAGGGTTCGAAAGTTCGCGCAACGAAGCCGCCAGCAGTTTCGGCGACGACCGCATCTTCATCGAGAAATTCGTGACGCAGCCGCGTCACATCGAGATCCAGGTGCTGGCCGACAAGCATGGCAACGCGGTCTATCTGCACGAACGCGAATGCTCGATCCAGCGGCGCAACCAGAAGGTCATCGAGGAAGCGCCCTCGCCCTTCCTTGACGAGGCCACCCGCAAGGCCATGGGTGAACAGGCGGTCGCGCTTGCCAAGGCCGTGGGCTACACCAGTGCAGGCACGGTGGAATTCATCGTGGACGGGCAGAAGAACTTCTATTTCCTGGAAATGAACACCCGGCTGCAGGTGGAACATCCCGTCACCGAACTGATCACCGGCATCGACCTGGTGGAACAGATGATCCGGGTGGCGGCGGGCGAGCCGCTGCCCTTTGCGCAATCCGACCTGACCATCAACGGCTGGGCCATGGAAAGTCGCCTTTATGCCGAGGATCCGTATCGCAACTTCCTGCCCTCGATCGGGCGGCTGACCCGTTACCGCCCGCCGGCCGAGGTCGCGGACGAAACCCATGTGGTCAGGAACGACACCGGCGTCTTCGAAGGCGGCGAGATCAGCATGTTCTATGACCCGATGATCGCGAAGCTTTGCACCTGGGCGCCCTCGCGCACGAAGGCCATCGAGGCGATGCGCGTGGCCCTTGACGAGTTCGAAGTCGAGGGGATCGGCCACAACCTACCCTTCCTGTCCGCCGTGATGGACCATCCGAAATTCGTTGCAGGCGACATCACCACGGCCTTCATCGCCGAGGAATATCCCGAGGGCTTCGGGGGGGCATCCCTGCCCGACGACGAACTGGCCCGTGTGGCCGCTGCGGCATCGGCCATGCACCGGGTGGCCGAAATCCGGCGCGCGCGGATCAGCGGGCGGTTGGACAACCACGAACGGCGCGTGGGCGAGAACTGGGTGGTCTTTATCAATGGCCAGGAAATCCCCGTCCGCATTCGCGCCGACCGCGACGGCGCCACCGTTGCAGTGAACGGCCGCGACCTGCGCGTGGAAAGCGACTGGAAGCCCGGCCAGACCCTGGCCCGGCTTGTGGTGGATGGCCGTCCCCTGGTCATGAAGGCGGACAAGATCCCGGCCGGTTTCCGCCTTCGCACGCGCGGCGCCGACCTGAAGGTCCAGGTCCGCCGTCCCCGCACTGCCGAACTGGCGCGCCTGATGCCCGTAAAGCTGCCGCCCGACACGTCGAAATTCCTGCTCTGCCCGATGCCGGGGCTGGTGGTCAAGATCGCCGTGGCGCCGGGGGACGAGGTTCAGGAAGGCCAGGCCCTTGCCACGGTCGAGGCCATGAAGATGGAGAACATCCTGCGCGCCGAACGCCGGGGCATGGTCAGGTCGGTCAATGCCGAGCCGGGCCAAAGCCTGCGCGTCGATGATGTGATCATGGAGTTTGAATGATCCTGCCCGCCCGGCCTGTGCCGGGCCGGCAAGGACTTCCGCAAGGACACGCCTGAATGCCGCCGCTTGACACCTACCTCAGCCCCCAGGCGCAACAGGCGGTCATCGCCGGGGTGTTCCTGGCTGCGGGCTGGTGGGTGGTCGCCCTGCAAAACCGAAGACGCGACGCCAATCTGCGGGCGGAACGCGTGCGCGACGTGCAGCGGGCGATATTCGCCGAAATCCGCGCCTATCTGGCGGTGCTGCGGCGCGATAACGTCGGCGAATATGGCGCCGCGATCAGGACGCGCATCCTGACCGAAGCGGATTTCTTTCCGGTCATTCCGACCGAACACAACGATGCCCTGTTCAGGGCGATCATTGGAGACATCCACGTCCTGCCGCGCGACACGGTCGATCCTGTGGTGCTGTATTACAGCCAGCTCAACGCCATTTCGGCGATGATCAGCGACCTGCGGGAACTGGATGTCGCGAAAATCGGCGCCGAGCGGGCGGCCGGGATGTATCACGACTATATTTCGATGAAAATCGAGGCTCTCGAACTGGGCGAAAAGGCCCTAGAGGCGATCCGCGCAAACCTGGACGGTCGGGGCGCTGCGTATCGAAGAAAGATCAGTAACCAGGCTTCGGGCCGGTACGGCCAGTAATTGGGGGGGGGTTGTAGGATGTCGTGCTCATGTCGAACCTCCTTGTCCTGTCAGCGGAATATAGGTGACGGA harbors:
- a CDS encoding acetyl-CoA carboxylase biotin carboxylase subunit yields the protein MFKKILIANRGEIACRVIKTARKMGIATVAVYSDADRNALHVKMADEAVHIGPPPANQSYIVIDKIMEAIRQTGAEAVHPGYGFLSENMKFAEALECEGVVFIGPPSPAIEAMGDKITSKKLAQEAGVSTVPGYMGLIADAEEAVRISDQVGYPVMIKASAGGGGKGMRIAWNQQEAREGFESSRNEAASSFGDDRIFIEKFVTQPRHIEIQVLADKHGNAVYLHERECSIQRRNQKVIEEAPSPFLDEATRKAMGEQAVALAKAVGYTSAGTVEFIVDGQKNFYFLEMNTRLQVEHPVTELITGIDLVEQMIRVAAGEPLPFAQSDLTINGWAMESRLYAEDPYRNFLPSIGRLTRYRPPAEVADETHVVRNDTGVFEGGEISMFYDPMIAKLCTWAPSRTKAIEAMRVALDEFEVEGIGHNLPFLSAVMDHPKFVAGDITTAFIAEEYPEGFGGASLPDDELARVAAAASAMHRVAEIRRARISGRLDNHERRVGENWVVFINGQEIPVRIRADRDGATVAVNGRDLRVESDWKPGQTLARLVVDGRPLVMKADKIPAGFRLRTRGADLKVQVRRPRTAELARLMPVKLPPDTSKFLLCPMPGLVVKIAVAPGDEVQEGQALATVEAMKMENILRAERRGMVRSVNAEPGQSLRVDDVIMEFE